A window of the Arachis duranensis cultivar V14167 chromosome 5, aradu.V14167.gnm2.J7QH, whole genome shotgun sequence genome harbors these coding sequences:
- the LOC107490781 gene encoding 2-methylene-furan-3-one reductase — translation MMASSDDSTIPSHTKAWFYSEHGNPGDVLKIHPNWPIPELKEDQVLIKVVAASLNPVDNKRITDFYKDIYTPDPHLPIVPGLDVAGIVVKLGDQVKKFKVGDEVYGDINEDGIQNLKILGTLSEYTIAEERLLAHKPPNLSFVEAASFPAAVETAYEGLERADFSAGKSILVLGGAGGVGTQVIQLAKHVCGASRIAATSSTGKLEFLRKLGVDFPIDYTKENFEELSEKFDLVYDTVGQTERALKGVKEGGKVVTIVPPGVPPAIFFVLTSKGSILDKLRPFFESGKVKPVLDPLTPVPFSQVIDALSYIQTAKATGKVVVYPIP, via the exons ATGATGGCTTCATCAGATGATTCAACCATTCCAAGTCACACAAAAGCATGGTTCTATTCAGAGCATGGGAATCCAGGTGATGTTCTAAAGATACATCCAAATTGGCCAATACCAGAACTCAAAGAGGACCAAGTGCTCATCAAAGTTGTGGCTGCATCCCTTAATCCAGTTGataataaaagaatcactgacTTCTACAAAGACATTTACACCCCTGATCCTCATCTCCCT ATTGTTCCAGGGCTTGATGTTGCCGGTATAGTGGTGAAATTGGGTGATCAAGTCAAGAAATTTAAAGTTGGTGACGAAGTTTACGGCGACATTAACGAGGATGGCATACAAAACCTTAAGATTCTTGGAACATTGTCAGAGTATACTATTGCTGAAGAGAGGCTTTTGGCTCACAAGCCTCCTAATCTCAGCTTTGTTGAAGCTGCTAGCTTCCCTGCGGCGGTTGAGACTGCTTATGAAGGACTTGAGAGAGCTGACTTCTCTGCTGGCAAATCTATTCTTGTTCTCGGAGGTGCTGGCGGTGTTGGTACCCAAGTTATTCAG CTTGCGAAGCATGTGTGTGGCGCATCAAGGATAGCAGCAACATCAAGCACTGGAAAACTCGAATTCTTAAGAAAACTGGGAGTTGACTTTCCTATTGACTACACAAAGGAGAACTTTGAGGAGCTGTCAGAAAAGTTTGATCTAGTCTACGATACAGTAG GGCAAACTGAAAGAGCCTTGAAAGGTGTAAAAGAAGGTGGGAAAGTAGTGACAATAGTACCTCCTGGAGTTCCACCAGCTATCTTTTTCGTTCTCACTTCCAAAGGATCTATCTTAGACAAATTAAGGCCTTTCTTTGAGAGCGGCAAGGTCAAGCCAGTTCTGGATCCTCTTACTCCAGTGCCATTTTCTCAAGTCATTGATGCTCTTTCTTACATTCAAACTGCAAAAGCCACAGGAAAGGTGGTCGTTTATCCCATCCCatga
- the LOC107490758 gene encoding 2-methylene-furan-3-one reductase-like isoform X1 produces the protein MAASTTSIPSHIKAWVYNEYGNIEETLKLDPNIATPQIKDDQVLIKVVAAALNPVDYKRALGLFKDTDSPFPTAPGYDVAGVVVKVGSKVKKFKVGDEVYGDINENAGNPKAIGTLAEYTSAEEKVLAHKPSNLSFIEASSLPLAIITAYQGIERAQFSSGKSILVLGGAGGVGSLVIQLAKQVFGASKVAATASTAKLELLRELGADLPIDYTKENFEELPEKFDFVYDTVEGQSDRALKATKEGGQVITIAGPASPPAIWFFLHSDGAVLDKLKPYLDSGKVKPVLDPKSPLPFSKAIEAFSYLKTNRATGKVVIHPIP, from the exons ATGGCAGCAAGCACGACTAGCATCCCATCTCACATAAAAGCCTGGGTCTACAATGAATATGGGAACATTGAAGAGACTCTCAAGTTAGACCCAAACATAGCTACGCCACAAATCAAGGATGACCAAGTTCTCATCAAGGTTGTGGCTGCAGCCCTTAACCCTGTTGATTATAAGAGGGCCCTTGGACTTTTTAAAGATACTGACTCTCCATTCCCA ACAGCTCCAGGGTATGATGTTGCTGGTGTGGTGGTGAAAGTGGGAAGCAAAGTGAAGAAATTTAAGGTTGGAGATGAAGTTTATGGTGATATCAATGAGAATGCTGGGAATCCAAAGGCTATTGGGACGTTAGCAGAGTATACTAGTGCCGAAGAGAAGGTGTTGGCACACAAACCCTCTAATTTGAGCTTTATTGAAGCTTCTAGCCTCCCTTTAGCAATCATCACTGCTTATCAAGGAATCGAGAGAGCTCAATTTTCTTCTGGAAAATCTATTCTTGTTCTTGGAGGTGCTGGTGGAGTTGGAAGTCTTGTTATTCAG TTAGCCAAGCAAGTTTTTGGTGCATCTAAGGTAGCAGCTACTGCTAGTACTGCAAAATTGGAGCTGTTAAGGGAATTAGGAGCAGACTTGCCTATTGATTATACAAAGGAGAATTTTGAAGAACTGCCAGAAAAGTTTGATTTTGTGTATGACACAGTAG AAGGCCAAAGTGACAGGGCATTGAAGGCTACCAAAGAAGGAGGACAAGTAATAACAATAGCAGGACCTGCAAGTCCACCTGCAATATGGTTCTTTCTCCATTCAGATGGTGCAGTGTTGGACAAACTCAAACCTTATTTAGACAGTGGCAAGGTGAAGCCAGTGTTGGATCCAAAGAGCCCTCTCCCATTTTCTAAGGCAATAGAAGCATTTTCCTACCTCAAGACCAATAGAGCCACTGGAAAAGTAGTTATACATCCAATCCCATAA
- the LOC107490758 gene encoding 2-methylene-furan-3-one reductase-like isoform X2 has protein sequence MAASTTSIPSHIKAWVYNEYGNIEETLKLDPNIATPQIKDDQVLIKVVAAALNPVDYKRALGLFKDTDSPFPTAPGYDVAGVVVKVGSKVKKFKVGDEVYGDINENAGNPKAIGTLAEYTSAEEKVLAHKPSNLSFIEASSLPLAIITAYQGIERAQFSSGKSILVLGGAGGVGSLVIQLAKQVFGASKVAATASTAKLELLRELGADLPIDYTKENFEELPEKFDFVYDTVGQSDRALKATKEGGQVITIAGPASPPAIWFFLHSDGAVLDKLKPYLDSGKVKPVLDPKSPLPFSKAIEAFSYLKTNRATGKVVIHPIP, from the exons ATGGCAGCAAGCACGACTAGCATCCCATCTCACATAAAAGCCTGGGTCTACAATGAATATGGGAACATTGAAGAGACTCTCAAGTTAGACCCAAACATAGCTACGCCACAAATCAAGGATGACCAAGTTCTCATCAAGGTTGTGGCTGCAGCCCTTAACCCTGTTGATTATAAGAGGGCCCTTGGACTTTTTAAAGATACTGACTCTCCATTCCCA ACAGCTCCAGGGTATGATGTTGCTGGTGTGGTGGTGAAAGTGGGAAGCAAAGTGAAGAAATTTAAGGTTGGAGATGAAGTTTATGGTGATATCAATGAGAATGCTGGGAATCCAAAGGCTATTGGGACGTTAGCAGAGTATACTAGTGCCGAAGAGAAGGTGTTGGCACACAAACCCTCTAATTTGAGCTTTATTGAAGCTTCTAGCCTCCCTTTAGCAATCATCACTGCTTATCAAGGAATCGAGAGAGCTCAATTTTCTTCTGGAAAATCTATTCTTGTTCTTGGAGGTGCTGGTGGAGTTGGAAGTCTTGTTATTCAG TTAGCCAAGCAAGTTTTTGGTGCATCTAAGGTAGCAGCTACTGCTAGTACTGCAAAATTGGAGCTGTTAAGGGAATTAGGAGCAGACTTGCCTATTGATTATACAAAGGAGAATTTTGAAGAACTGCCAGAAAAGTTTGATTTTGTGTATGACACAGTAG GCCAAAGTGACAGGGCATTGAAGGCTACCAAAGAAGGAGGACAAGTAATAACAATAGCAGGACCTGCAAGTCCACCTGCAATATGGTTCTTTCTCCATTCAGATGGTGCAGTGTTGGACAAACTCAAACCTTATTTAGACAGTGGCAAGGTGAAGCCAGTGTTGGATCCAAAGAGCCCTCTCCCATTTTCTAAGGCAATAGAAGCATTTTCCTACCTCAAGACCAATAGAGCCACTGGAAAAGTAGTTATACATCCAATCCCATAA